The Lentisphaerota bacterium genome includes a window with the following:
- a CDS encoding redox-sensing transcriptional repressor Rex: MSRTKQTVTDPPLEVGRETVERMSRYRSVLLKLQGMGFSKVFSGNLGDALGLSGSQVRKDFAAFGMRGVKRGGYDITGLLARMAALLGTSAQCRAVVIGCGKIGQALLRSFGGRRGGVSIVAGFDSDPQVVSPVPDVPVLDIGELPAYIRKHGIEVAILCTPEQSVPHLLEQLRGTGVIRGVLNFTPTPLRSDEQFCVQNIDIRMELEKLFCLVHFDKHRRGEGKGL; the protein is encoded by the coding sequence ATGTCCCGGACAAAGCAAACAGTGACGGATCCGCCGCTTGAGGTTGGCCGCGAAACGGTCGAGCGGATGTCCCGTTATCGATCCGTATTGTTGAAACTTCAAGGGATGGGGTTCAGCAAGGTATTCTCGGGAAATCTTGGCGACGCGCTGGGCCTGTCCGGCTCGCAGGTGCGCAAGGATTTTGCGGCCTTCGGCATGCGCGGCGTCAAGCGGGGCGGTTATGACATCACCGGCCTGTTGGCGCGGATGGCCGCGCTTTTGGGAACGTCGGCACAATGCCGCGCCGTGGTCATCGGTTGCGGCAAGATCGGGCAGGCGCTGTTGCGCTCGTTCGGCGGCCGGCGCGGCGGCGTCTCCATCGTGGCCGGATTCGACAGCGACCCGCAGGTCGTCTCGCCCGTCCCCGACGTGCCGGTGCTCGACATCGGGGAATTGCCCGCCTATATCCGCAAGCATGGCATTGAAGTGGCGATCTTGTGCACGCCCGAACAGTCCGTGCCGCACCTGCTGGAGCAACTCCGCGGCACCGGTGTCATCCGCGGCGTGCTCAATTTCACCCCCACCCCGCTGCGCAGTGACGAGCAGTTCTGCGTGCAGAACATCGACATCCGAATGGAATTGGAAAAGCTCTTCTGCCTGGTCCACTTTGACAAGCACAGGCGGGGCGAAGGGAAGGGGCTATGA
- the rnc gene encoding ribonuclease III gives MEEERGAFADDPRPENLPASADGRWLADSFEALAGYRFIDIALLMTALTLPSWRTDATTGANNQRLEFLGDAVLGLLAAEHLYAAHPDADEGGLSLLRIQVANGRTLADVARRMGLSGLMRVGKSEERSGGRDREGALADTLEALLGAIWLDGGCEAARAFFLRFLAGQFDADRMIGVLHAGNPKGRLQERTQACDGSVPLYTLVATVGPEHQPQYRVRVSLSTGFAAEAEGASKRAAEAAAAQAALDALDAGETRLHPPAPAVGT, from the coding sequence GTGGAAGAAGAGCGTGGCGCCTTCGCTGACGATCCCAGGCCTGAAAATCTGCCGGCCTCGGCCGATGGCCGGTGGCTGGCCGATTCGTTCGAGGCCCTCGCCGGTTACCGCTTTATCGACATCGCGCTGCTGATGACCGCCCTCACGCTCCCCTCCTGGCGCACCGATGCCACAACCGGTGCCAACAACCAGCGACTGGAGTTTCTCGGCGACGCAGTCCTCGGGCTGCTGGCCGCCGAACACCTCTATGCCGCCCATCCCGATGCCGACGAGGGCGGGTTGAGCCTGCTGCGCATTCAGGTCGCCAATGGCCGAACCCTGGCCGACGTCGCGCGCCGGATGGGCCTGAGCGGGCTGATGCGCGTAGGCAAGTCGGAAGAACGATCGGGGGGACGCGATCGCGAGGGGGCGTTGGCCGACACGCTGGAGGCCCTTCTGGGTGCCATCTGGCTGGATGGCGGCTGCGAGGCCGCGCGGGCTTTCTTTCTGAGGTTTCTGGCTGGCCAATTCGACGCCGATCGGATGATCGGCGTGCTGCATGCGGGGAATCCCAAGGGACGGCTTCAGGAACGGACTCAGGCCTGCGACGGCTCGGTCCCCCTTTACACCCTGGTCGCGACCGTCGGACCCGAGCACCAGCCGCAGTACCGCGTGCGGGTCTCGCTAAGCACCGGATTCGCGGCCGAGGCGGAGGGGGCGAGCAAGCGCGCCGCCGAGGCGGCTGCGGCGCAGGCGGCGCTCGACGCGCTCGATGCGGGCGAGACCCGCTTGCATCCGCCTGCCCCCGCAGTCGGCACATGA
- a CDS encoding FAD-binding protein encodes MRTCHTLIIGSGAAGLNAAVQLHRLGIEDLLIVTEGLDQGTSINTGSDKQTYYKLALCASASDSPRELADTFFAGGSMHGDLALAEAANSARAFINLVNLGVPFPRDRFGQFVGYKTDHDPRQRATSVGPYTSRDMCRALIAEVARMGIPVLEHRNVVSLLTIPCSDPARPLRAAGAVMLDDAGRAEAILAENTVFAVGGPGGLYQTSVYPTCHTGGIGLAIEAGVRAQSLPESQYGLASIQFRWNVSGTYMQVAPKFVSTAADGVSDPREFLLPWFDDPADAYSRVFLKGYQWPFDTQKVAGGSSLIDILVYIETVGRGRRVFLDFRGNPSGFDLARLSAEARSYLEKSRATSGTPLDRLRTMNPGAIQLYLDHGIDLASEPLEVAVCAQHNNGGLAADAWWESLNVRGLFPVGEVNGSHGVCRPGGSALNSGQVGALRAAEQIAATRREPTLDITAAQAAATAQMAALEAWLNGASGASASWLDERRELQARMSRAGAHIRSADAVRTARDEARAQVSRIQTAGCSHTGGATRAEALRTRSLAIAQLAYLDAIAFQLASGVGSRGSALVQEPTGTRIHPSLPAEWAFVPENPAFREQVLETLPSSDGFFTHRWVPRRPIPETDTWFETAWAAFRKGEIYR; translated from the coding sequence ATGCGCACCTGCCACACCCTCATCATCGGCTCCGGCGCCGCCGGCCTGAACGCCGCCGTTCAACTCCACCGCCTGGGCATCGAAGACCTTCTGATCGTCACCGAGGGTCTCGACCAAGGAACATCGATCAACACGGGTTCGGACAAGCAGACCTATTACAAGCTGGCTCTGTGCGCCAGCGCCTCGGATTCGCCGCGCGAGTTGGCCGACACGTTCTTTGCCGGCGGCTCGATGCACGGCGACCTCGCCCTCGCCGAGGCGGCCAATTCCGCCCGCGCCTTCATCAATCTGGTGAATCTCGGCGTCCCCTTCCCCCGTGACCGCTTTGGCCAGTTCGTCGGGTACAAGACGGACCACGACCCCCGGCAGCGCGCCACATCGGTTGGCCCCTACACCTCGCGCGACATGTGCCGCGCGCTGATCGCCGAAGTCGCCCGGATGGGAATACCCGTCCTTGAGCATCGGAACGTTGTGTCCCTGCTGACGATCCCCTGCTCCGATCCCGCCCGCCCGCTCCGTGCGGCGGGGGCGGTCATGCTGGACGACGCGGGCCGGGCCGAGGCGATTCTGGCCGAAAACACCGTGTTCGCCGTCGGCGGTCCCGGCGGCCTCTATCAGACCAGCGTCTATCCCACCTGCCACACCGGCGGCATCGGTCTCGCCATCGAGGCCGGCGTCCGCGCCCAGTCGCTGCCCGAGTCGCAGTACGGCCTCGCCTCGATCCAATTCCGCTGGAACGTCTCGGGCACCTACATGCAGGTGGCGCCGAAGTTCGTGAGCACAGCGGCGGACGGCGTCTCAGACCCGCGCGAATTTCTGCTGCCGTGGTTTGACGACCCCGCCGATGCGTATTCCCGCGTCTTTCTCAAGGGGTACCAGTGGCCGTTCGACACCCAGAAAGTGGCGGGCGGCTCCTCGCTCATCGACATTCTGGTCTATATCGAAACGGTCGGCCGCGGGCGCCGGGTCTTTCTTGACTTCCGCGGCAACCCCTCCGGATTCGACCTGGCCCGCCTCTCCGCCGAGGCCCGCTCCTATCTGGAGAAGTCCCGCGCCACCTCCGGCACACCGCTGGACCGGCTGCGCACGATGAACCCCGGCGCGATTCAGCTCTACCTCGACCATGGCATTGATCTGGCCTCCGAGCCGCTCGAGGTCGCCGTCTGCGCCCAGCACAACAACGGGGGGCTTGCCGCCGACGCCTGGTGGGAGTCGCTCAACGTTCGGGGGCTCTTCCCCGTGGGCGAGGTGAACGGCTCGCATGGCGTGTGCCGCCCCGGCGGCTCGGCGCTCAACTCCGGACAGGTCGGCGCGCTCCGCGCGGCTGAACAGATCGCCGCCACGCGCCGCGAGCCGACGCTCGATATCACGGCCGCGCAGGCGGCTGCGACCGCCCAGATGGCGGCGCTGGAGGCGTGGTTGAACGGCGCCTCGGGCGCATCCGCCTCGTGGCTCGACGAACGTCGCGAACTTCAGGCCCGGATGAGCCGCGCGGGAGCGCACATTCGATCGGCAGACGCCGTTCGCACCGCGCGCGACGAGGCCCGCGCCCAAGTGTCCCGCATTCAAACTGCGGGATGCAGCCACACCGGCGGCGCCACCCGCGCCGAGGCGCTTCGCACCCGCTCGCTCGCCATCGCCCAGCTCGCCTACTTGGACGCCATTGCCTTCCAACTGGCCAGCGGCGTCGGGAGCCGCGGTTCGGCGCTGGTCCAGGAACCAACGGGCACGCGCATCCATCCCAGCCTGCCCGCCGAGTGGGCGTTCGTTCCTGAAAACCCGGCCTTCCGCGAACAGGTCCTGGAAACACTTCCATCGAGCGACGGATTCTTCACCCACCGCTGGGTGCCGCGCCGCCCCATTCCCGAAACCGACACCTGGTTCGAGACCGCCTGGGCCGCCTTCCGCAAAGGCGAGATCTACCGCTAG
- a CDS encoding NAD(P)H-dependent oxidoreductase subunit E, producing the protein MHKLFSIHSAFGRGPGGRISERVSIVSSVKTETVATSPALTAELKTFIAEWKSKPGNLIMVLHRVQECFGYIPRKVAFEVADLLNVPLARIYGVITFYNFFKLTQPGRNRIQVCMGTACYLRGGEDVILEIEEMLGVGLNTVTPDGEFSIEAVRCLGCCGLAPVLVINGQVYGKVLMKDLPSILAQYKKAS; encoded by the coding sequence ATGCATAAATTGTTTTCGATTCATTCCGCCTTCGGCCGTGGGCCTGGGGGCCGGATTTCAGAGAGGGTGAGCATCGTGAGTAGTGTCAAAACTGAGACGGTGGCAACGTCCCCTGCGTTGACGGCCGAACTGAAGACGTTCATCGCCGAATGGAAGAGCAAGCCGGGCAATCTGATCATGGTGTTGCACCGCGTTCAGGAGTGCTTCGGGTACATTCCCCGCAAGGTGGCCTTCGAAGTCGCCGACCTGCTCAATGTGCCGTTGGCGCGTATTTATGGCGTGATCACGTTTTACAATTTCTTTAAGCTGACCCAGCCGGGCCGCAACCGCATCCAGGTCTGCATGGGGACGGCCTGTTATCTGCGCGGCGGCGAAGATGTCATTCTCGAGATCGAGGAGATGCTGGGTGTGGGTTTGAACACGGTGACGCCGGACGGTGAATTCTCGATCGAGGCGGTTCGCTGCCTCGGCTGCTGCGGGCTCGCGCCGGTTCTGGTGATTAACGGCCAGGTTTACGGCAAGGTGCTGATGAAAGACCTGCCGAGCATTCTCGCCCAATACAAGAAGGCGTCGTAG
- a CDS encoding NADH-quinone oxidoreductase subunit NuoF yields the protein MGYKHYILICGGTACESNHGIELVEALKREVEAAGLVNTVQVVRTGCLGFCEKGPIVKILPEDTFYVEVKPQDAADIVNEHIIKGRTVTRLLYDTNQSKSRVGIEGIDFYQKQFRIVLRNCGVIDPDKIDEYIAREGYVALEKALFEMTPDQVLAELDKSGLRGRGGAGFPTGKKWAFAKVQKADQKYMVCNADEGDPGAYMDRSTLEGDPHSVLEAMTIAGYTIGASKGYVYIRAEYPLAITRLETAIAQARAYGLLGENILGSSFSFDIELRLGAGAFVCGEETALLASIEGRRGMPTPRPPFPAVKGLWGKPTVINNVETLANIPVILLKGGDWFAKIGTATSKGTKVFALTGKVKNSGLIEVPMGTTLREIIYDIGGGIRGGHSFKAAQTGGPSGGVIPEQFLDLPIDYESLAKIGSIMGSGGLIVMDETDCIVDVAKFYLDFTVDESCGKCAPCRIGGRTLCNLLTSITRGTGTLADIDRMREIADAMRSASLCGLGQTASNPVVSSLRYFLDEYQAHIVDKKCPSKKCKSLLSYRIDPLKCVGCTACARVCPVNAIRGERKQAHVIDTAACIKCGQCFTVCKFGAVSRD from the coding sequence ATGGGATACAAGCATTACATCTTGATTTGCGGCGGCACCGCCTGCGAATCCAATCACGGCATCGAGCTTGTGGAGGCGCTGAAGCGCGAAGTTGAAGCCGCCGGCCTCGTCAACACGGTTCAGGTGGTCCGCACCGGATGCCTCGGGTTCTGCGAAAAAGGACCGATCGTCAAAATCCTTCCCGAAGATACGTTCTATGTCGAGGTCAAGCCGCAGGACGCGGCCGACATCGTCAACGAACACATCATCAAAGGCCGCACCGTCACACGCCTCCTCTACGACACCAACCAGAGCAAGAGCCGTGTCGGCATCGAAGGGATTGACTTTTACCAGAAGCAGTTCCGCATCGTCCTGCGCAACTGCGGTGTAATCGACCCGGACAAGATCGACGAATACATCGCCCGCGAAGGGTATGTCGCGCTGGAAAAGGCGCTCTTCGAAATGACGCCCGACCAGGTGCTCGCCGAGCTCGATAAGTCGGGGCTCCGAGGTCGTGGCGGCGCGGGCTTCCCCACCGGGAAGAAGTGGGCCTTCGCGAAAGTTCAGAAAGCCGACCAGAAATACATGGTCTGCAACGCCGATGAGGGCGACCCCGGAGCCTACATGGACCGCTCGACCCTCGAGGGTGACCCGCACTCGGTTTTGGAAGCCATGACGATCGCCGGCTACACGATTGGCGCATCGAAGGGGTACGTCTACATCCGCGCCGAATACCCGCTCGCCATCACTCGCCTGGAGACCGCCATCGCCCAGGCCCGCGCCTACGGCCTGCTCGGCGAGAACATCCTCGGCTCTTCCTTTAGCTTTGACATCGAACTGCGCCTCGGTGCCGGAGCGTTTGTCTGCGGCGAAGAGACCGCCCTGCTCGCGTCGATCGAAGGCCGCCGCGGCATGCCCACGCCACGGCCTCCCTTCCCGGCTGTCAAGGGGCTCTGGGGCAAGCCGACCGTCATCAATAATGTCGAAACCCTGGCGAATATTCCCGTCATCCTGCTCAAGGGCGGCGACTGGTTCGCCAAGATCGGCACCGCCACCTCCAAAGGGACCAAGGTCTTCGCGCTCACCGGCAAGGTGAAGAACTCGGGCCTCATCGAGGTGCCAATGGGAACGACGCTGCGCGAGATCATCTATGATATCGGCGGCGGCATCCGCGGCGGCCACTCTTTTAAGGCGGCGCAGACCGGCGGCCCCTCAGGCGGCGTGATCCCCGAGCAGTTCCTCGACCTGCCGATCGATTACGAGAGCCTCGCCAAGATCGGTTCGATCATGGGATCGGGCGGATTGATCGTCATGGACGAGACCGACTGCATCGTGGATGTGGCCAAGTTCTATCTCGACTTCACGGTCGATGAGTCGTGCGGCAAATGCGCGCCATGCCGGATCGGCGGCCGTACGCTCTGCAACCTCCTCACCTCCATCACCCGCGGCACCGGAACGCTCGCCGACATCGATCGGATGCGCGAGATCGCCGATGCGATGCGGAGCGCGTCGCTCTGCGGACTGGGCCAGACAGCGTCCAATCCGGTTGTGTCGAGCCTCCGCTATTTCCTCGACGAGTACCAGGCGCACATCGTGGACAAGAAGTGCCCATCCAAGAAGTGCAAGAGTCTGCTCTCGTACCGGATCGACCCGCTCAAATGCGTCGGGTGTACCGCCTGCGCCCGCGTCTGTCCCGTCAACGCCATCCGTGGGGAACGGAAGCAGGCGCATGTGATCGATACGGCCGCCTGCATCAAATGCGGTCAGTGCTTTACGGTCTGCAAATTCGGCGCGGTTTCGCGCGATTAA
- a CDS encoding sodium:proton exchanger, whose translation MNRHPSRSFSGVLCALLACLPVLAFASEGGGTQGLGLTERMMHLVIQIGVILFAARVGNMAFEKCRMPGVLGELCIGILIGPSLLGGLAIPWLPGFENGLFFVHNLIQVEGTSVSPELYGFCSVASVVLLFLVGLETDLKLFARFAVAGTLVGVGGVVFSFATGALTGMWLLPMLKPGVYGFFDPGCIFLGVMSTATSVSITARILSERKKLDTPEGSTILAGAVLDDVLGIVMLAIGMGVIGSAGATGVAEGINWGQIGMIAVKSIGIWLGATVFGVLAARHIGTGLKALGGHNEMAIMSLGLAMIVAGLFEEAHLAMIIGAYVMGLSLSRTDISHVVREAMHPIFAFLVPLFFTVMGMMVDVTQFMNPKILLFGVIYTAVAVLAKLVGCGLPTLFCGFNLRGALRIGLGMVPRGEVALIVAGIGLASGFLTTEVFGVAVFMTLLTTVIPPPFLVRAFRSSQSGLRDNSKEVARLPLMIYAFPTPQVAQLMLSHLLDAIRREGFFVHTLDHGNGIYQVRKDAMVIGITFQKDRIEFEADQHEVEFVKTAMHEVMAEIEETLKALRHPLDAAGILKQESLKGPQDIQGAADKMVRYLKPETVTTTLKGATKEAVIIELLDLLVAAGHLTDRQTALDAVIKRELAMSTGLKDGLACPHARTLAVQGLVCAVGVKPDGIDFQSADGKPSRIFTLVLCPEGATAPYLEFMAGVRAVLDERGRAAVLAAKNAGDLYRALTARRETENSK comes from the coding sequence ATGAACCGTCATCCTTCCCGCTCTTTTTCGGGTGTCCTGTGTGCGCTGCTTGCCTGTCTTCCTGTTTTGGCTTTTGCCTCGGAGGGCGGAGGGACGCAGGGGCTGGGGCTGACCGAGCGGATGATGCATCTGGTGATCCAGATCGGCGTGATTCTCTTCGCGGCTCGCGTGGGCAACATGGCGTTTGAGAAGTGCCGCATGCCCGGCGTGCTGGGCGAGCTGTGCATTGGCATCCTGATCGGCCCGTCGTTATTGGGCGGGCTGGCGATCCCGTGGCTGCCTGGTTTCGAGAATGGTCTGTTCTTTGTCCATAACCTGATCCAGGTTGAGGGAACGTCCGTCTCGCCGGAGTTATACGGGTTCTGCTCAGTCGCCTCGGTGGTCTTGCTTTTTCTGGTCGGTTTGGAGACCGATCTCAAACTCTTTGCGCGCTTCGCGGTCGCCGGGACGCTGGTCGGCGTGGGCGGCGTGGTCTTTTCATTCGCGACGGGGGCACTGACGGGGATGTGGCTGTTGCCCATGCTCAAGCCCGGCGTTTATGGGTTTTTTGACCCGGGGTGTATTTTCCTGGGCGTGATGTCGACGGCGACATCGGTCAGCATTACGGCGCGGATCCTTTCGGAGCGCAAGAAGCTCGATACGCCGGAGGGCTCCACAATTTTGGCGGGCGCGGTGCTGGACGATGTGTTGGGCATCGTGATGCTGGCGATCGGCATGGGCGTCATCGGTTCGGCGGGTGCGACGGGCGTCGCCGAAGGGATCAACTGGGGTCAGATCGGGATGATTGCCGTGAAATCGATCGGCATCTGGCTGGGGGCGACGGTCTTTGGCGTGCTCGCCGCACGGCACATCGGCACCGGGCTCAAGGCTCTGGGGGGCCATAATGAGATGGCGATCATGTCGCTGGGGCTGGCGATGATCGTGGCCGGGCTGTTCGAAGAGGCGCATCTGGCGATGATCATTGGCGCCTATGTGATGGGGCTTTCGCTTTCGCGGACCGATATCAGCCACGTGGTGCGGGAGGCGATGCATCCAATTTTTGCCTTCCTGGTGCCGCTGTTTTTCACGGTCATGGGGATGATGGTGGACGTCACCCAGTTCATGAATCCGAAGATTTTGCTTTTCGGCGTGATCTACACGGCCGTAGCGGTACTGGCCAAGTTGGTCGGCTGCGGCCTGCCGACGCTGTTCTGCGGCTTCAACCTGCGGGGCGCGCTGCGCATCGGGTTGGGCATGGTCCCTCGCGGCGAGGTGGCGCTGATTGTGGCGGGGATCGGCTTGGCCAGCGGCTTCCTGACGACGGAGGTGTTCGGCGTGGCGGTGTTCATGACGTTGCTGACGACCGTGATCCCCCCTCCGTTCCTGGTGCGCGCGTTCCGCTCGTCGCAGTCGGGGTTGCGGGACAACTCCAAAGAGGTCGCGCGACTGCCGCTGATGATCTACGCCTTTCCAACCCCGCAGGTGGCGCAGCTCATGTTGTCCCATCTGCTCGACGCCATCCGGCGCGAAGGGTTTTTTGTGCACACGCTGGACCACGGCAACGGCATCTACCAGGTGCGCAAGGATGCGATGGTGATCGGGATCACCTTCCAGAAGGACCGCATCGAATTTGAGGCTGACCAGCACGAGGTTGAGTTCGTGAAGACCGCCATGCACGAAGTGATGGCCGAGATCGAAGAGACGCTCAAGGCGTTGCGGCATCCGCTCGACGCGGCCGGCATTCTGAAACAGGAGAGCCTGAAAGGGCCGCAGGACATTCAGGGCGCCGCGGACAAGATGGTCAGATATCTGAAGCCGGAGACGGTGACCACGACCTTGAAGGGGGCGACCAAGGAGGCTGTGATCATCGAGCTTCTCGACCTCTTGGTGGCCGCCGGTCATTTGACCGACCGCCAGACGGCGCTGGATGCGGTGATCAAGCGCGAACTGGCGATGTCGACCGGCCTCAAGGACGGGCTCGCATGCCCCCACGCGCGGACCCTGGCTGTTCAGGGGCTTGTGTGTGCAGTGGGTGTGAAGCCGGATGGCATTGATTTCCAGTCTGCCGACGGCAAGCCGTCGCGCATTTTCACATTGGTGCTCTGTCCCGAAGGCGCGACGGCGCCCTATCTGGAGTTCATGGCGGGCGTGCGCGCGGTTCTGGACGAACGCGGGCGTGCGGCGGTGCTTGCGGCGAAGAACGCCGGAGACCTGTACCGCGCGCTGACGGCGCGACGCGAAACCGAGAACAGCAAATAA
- a CDS encoding GNAT family N-acetyltransferase, producing the protein MVEEARRRVARGGDAAAVPVVRGRPRAAAATLRFRCDVRPEDAEAVRRIVASTGFFHADEVGVARELIEERLAKGEASGYFFVFAERDGAVVGYSCFGPVPCTRSSHDLYWIAVDPAAQGGGVGRILLQETEAEVRRRGGTRLYAETSGRPQYAATRAFYERTGFDQAEVLADFYDVGDARVTYCKVLA; encoded by the coding sequence CTGGTCGAGGAGGCGCGGCGGCGCGTCGCGCGCGGCGGCGACGCGGCGGCCGTCCCGGTTGTCCGGGGACGCCCCCGGGCAGCGGCGGCGACGCTCCGCTTCCGCTGCGACGTACGGCCAGAAGACGCCGAGGCGGTGCGCCGGATCGTCGCGTCGACCGGGTTCTTCCACGCCGACGAGGTGGGCGTGGCTCGGGAGCTGATCGAGGAACGCCTGGCCAAGGGCGAAGCGTCGGGGTATTTCTTTGTGTTCGCCGAGCGCGATGGCGCGGTCGTCGGCTACAGTTGCTTCGGCCCGGTCCCCTGCACGCGATCGAGCCACGACCTCTACTGGATCGCCGTCGACCCGGCGGCGCAGGGCGGCGGCGTGGGGCGCATCCTGCTCCAGGAGACTGAGGCGGAGGTGCGGCGGCGCGGCGGCACGCGGTTGTACGCCGAGACGTCGGGACGCCCGCAATACGCCGCGACGCGCGCGTTCTATGAGCGGACCGGGTTTGACCAGGCCGAGGTACTCGCCGATTTCTACGATGTCGGCGACGCGCGCGTCACGTATTGCAAGGTGTTGGCATAA
- a CDS encoding sensor histidine kinase: MHASLCDTIADVVQNAIEAAATRIELDVYTGSNAVMVTVRDNGKGMDAAHLRRACDPFYSEPGKHARRRVGLGLPLLMQMAEQTGGKADIQSAPGRGTTVSFRLDTTHLDTPPLGNLPVTLVGLMTFPGNYELAVTRRADAAAYSVTRSELAHALGNLEEAGNLSLARQYFESQEDGLNAE, encoded by the coding sequence ATGCACGCCTCACTCTGTGACACCATTGCCGATGTGGTGCAGAATGCGATTGAGGCGGCTGCAACACGAATTGAGCTTGATGTGTACACGGGATCCAATGCGGTGATGGTGACGGTCAGAGACAATGGCAAAGGGATGGACGCGGCGCACCTGCGGCGCGCCTGCGATCCATTCTATTCCGAGCCGGGCAAACATGCCCGCCGTCGCGTCGGACTCGGGCTGCCCCTCCTCATGCAGATGGCCGAGCAAACGGGAGGCAAGGCCGACATCCAGTCGGCGCCCGGCCGGGGGACCACCGTCTCCTTCCGCCTCGACACCACCCACCTCGACACCCCTCCCTTGGGAAACCTTCCCGTCACGCTCGTCGGCCTGATGACGTTCCCGGGGAATTACGAACTCGCGGTCACCCGCCGCGCCGACGCCGCCGCCTATTCCGTGACGAGAAGCGAACTCGCCCACGCGCTCGGCAACCTGGAAGAGGCGGGGAACCTCTCGCTCGCACGACAGTATTTCGAGTCTCAGGAAGACGGTTTGAATGCGGAGTAA
- a CDS encoding (2Fe-2S) ferredoxin domain-containing protein, giving the protein MSEKLTLDALRKLRDQKQKELAMRDPSNKEMQVIVGMGTCGIAAGAKETFAAILDALEQRGMATVLVRQTGCMGLCHSEPTVEVIVPGMPSVIYGNVNAKIGRQIVEEHVVGRKLLDKLICDRPAMDIIG; this is encoded by the coding sequence ATGAGTGAAAAATTGACGTTGGACGCCCTGCGCAAGCTGCGCGACCAGAAACAGAAGGAACTCGCCATGCGCGACCCTTCGAATAAAGAGATGCAGGTGATCGTCGGCATGGGGACGTGCGGCATCGCCGCAGGCGCCAAGGAGACCTTCGCGGCGATCCTGGACGCGCTGGAGCAGCGCGGGATGGCCACCGTCCTCGTCCGCCAGACGGGCTGCATGGGGTTGTGCCACTCGGAGCCCACCGTTGAAGTCATTGTTCCCGGCATGCCCAGCGTGATCTACGGCAACGTGAACGCCAAGATCGGCCGCCAGATTGTGGAAGAGCATGTCGTCGGCCGCAAACTGCTCGATAAACTCATTTGCGACCGCCCCGCGATGGATATCATCGGCTAA
- a CDS encoding ATP-dependent helicase yields DGITHVINYELPNEPETYIHRIGRTARAGADGDALSFCCAEERDYLRDIERLLRRPIPVDSRHGYHCEAAKHATGDAARPPPKQQHGGRGRPPRNTGARSPRPQGRPNHGPSRGRS; encoded by the coding sequence GACGGCATCACGCATGTGATCAATTACGAATTGCCGAACGAGCCGGAAACCTACATCCACCGGATCGGCCGCACGGCCCGTGCGGGCGCCGACGGCGACGCGCTTTCGTTCTGCTGCGCCGAAGAGCGCGACTACCTGCGTGACATCGAGCGCCTCCTCCGCCGTCCGATTCCGGTCGATTCCCGGCACGGCTATCACTGCGAAGCCGCGAAACACGCGACCGGCGACGCGGCGCGTCCGCCGCCCAAGCAACAGCACGGCGGCAGAGGCCGTCCACCCCGGAACACGGGCGCGCGTTCCCCGAGGCCTCAGGGCCGGCCCAACCACGGCCCCTCCAGAGGCCGGTCGTAG
- the rpmB gene encoding 50S ribosomal protein L28, with product MPLLNSLRNAILDSLFQGELFMSRVCDMCGKGPMTGNRIVRHGLAKYKGGIGLHTTGITQRRFLPNLRSIRIKDGPNSRQIKICASCLKSADIVKA from the coding sequence ATGCCCTTGCTCAATTCGCTGCGCAATGCTATCCTTGACTCTCTTTTTCAAGGAGAACTGTTTATGTCCAGAGTTTGTGATATGTGTGGCAAAGGGCCTATGACGGGCAATCGGATTGTGCGTCACGGCCTTGCCAAATACAAGGGCGGCATCGGTTTGCACACGACCGGCATTACCCAGCGTCGGTTTCTGCCGAATCTGCGCAGCATCCGGATCAAGGATGGGCCCAATTCGCGTCAGATCAAGATTTGCGCGTCCTGCCTCAAAAGCGCCGATATTGTCAAGGCTTGA